From the Saccharobesus litoralis genome, one window contains:
- a CDS encoding OmpA family protein yields the protein MKTLAAISVLLTTLTTGCVSWPEAGNGGLAELRPDNFRTVEADGPIGPEHGLRFDLELTARHLDMLVLEGAELCFPATVVQAKQREARIRRELAGKLDYAAANDLLIQRKVLQRLEQQLDYVQQHNICQIPQHVRQEKRPGDLAKQIAELLNADNQFAHDSFELNPKYVGRLAKASQLLQQAPLIQLKVIGYADDTGQDNYNQSLSLKRAQKVARYLQVMGVDANRMQISALGEQHPLFQGKTPEIRLVNRSVSIEVISQPTANDSITPAAKVINQIK from the coding sequence ATGAAAACTCTAGCAGCCATTTCAGTGTTACTAACAACCTTAACGACAGGTTGTGTTTCTTGGCCCGAGGCGGGTAATGGCGGTCTCGCCGAGCTTAGACCCGATAACTTTCGTACTGTCGAAGCTGACGGCCCAATTGGACCTGAACATGGTTTACGTTTTGATTTAGAGCTAACCGCTCGCCATCTTGACATGCTGGTGCTAGAAGGCGCTGAACTGTGTTTTCCTGCAACCGTTGTGCAAGCTAAACAACGCGAGGCGCGTATTCGTCGAGAACTAGCCGGAAAACTCGATTATGCCGCAGCAAACGATTTACTCATTCAACGCAAGGTTTTACAGCGTTTAGAGCAACAATTAGATTATGTGCAGCAACACAATATTTGCCAAATTCCGCAACACGTTCGTCAAGAAAAACGCCCTGGTGATTTAGCAAAGCAAATTGCTGAATTGCTTAATGCTGATAACCAATTTGCCCATGATTCATTTGAACTTAACCCTAAGTATGTTGGCCGCTTAGCAAAAGCCTCTCAACTGTTGCAACAAGCGCCGCTCATTCAGCTTAAAGTCATTGGCTATGCTGATGACACAGGCCAAGACAATTACAACCAGTCTTTATCGTTAAAACGTGCACAAAAAGTTGCGCGCTACCTACAAGTAATGGGCGTCGACGCAAACCGCATGCAAATTTCCGCACTTGGCGAGCAACACCCATTATTTCAAGGAAAAACTCCGGAAATACGTTTGGTCAACCGCAGCGTGAGCATTGAAGTTATTAGTCAACCGACTGCGAATGATTCAATCACTCCAGCGGCAAAAGTGATTAACCAAATTAAGTAA
- a CDS encoding SLBB domain-containing protein: MFNLTTSNIAPLSPLLRVLIALCWLSLFCTLSLTSHASEYQVQVGDLVRVSLPGEESLDKNFPVDRQGRIHLPEVGTISVANLSEDAMQARVKRHLSTVFQDLLNLKVYVYKRQLLINVLGYVETPGEVILPAGTNIQNALGQAGGMRKGAQLDKIQLRRRLTNAEGASQTESIVFNYKQYLDTGDTSLLPQLRSLDVIFVPASPMTGNVEVEFDPSKIADSGDAASNRDAIKVFGEVNSPGSFTYKQNLTLLDLLMRSGGVTRYAGVEKIRVISNNQPKLFDLKGYLDSGDESLLPTIQAGSTIFVPKQEEEIKTGAKMVYIMGEVAKPGAYEGNDNVTFMDILANAGGPTRYAESRQIRVLKNNGQVVPFDLSAYTEGIGNVVPPVITAGDAIFVPEKTDMNEKSWLKVAPNRAVRVIGEVIRPGRIEWSDEMSFLDLLAHVGGPSARADTSNIEIMTPNEKGTNNVFVFNFDQYMQQGLTDQALPVIKAGATIRVHDLPQDPSDNKAQWVRQSSEKSIYILGQVVAPGRYMFTEEMHFLDILAAADGPSADADIHNIRISHRDKKYARVTKLNLALYFETGDENLLPKVTMGDTIYIPEKNRTWLDKSKESTIRVLGAINKPGRYKFNDTMTLLDLLAEAGGTSPGAYLEKITVVNLTCCENQAKTFDLTEFSKTADFTMLPVLRAGDTVYIPREQDSTLAQARTLLKDIVEVASVAILFGGL, encoded by the coding sequence ATGTTTAACCTAACTACATCCAATATTGCGCCCTTGTCACCGTTACTGAGAGTGTTAATTGCACTTTGCTGGTTGAGCCTATTTTGTACGCTTTCCTTAACCAGCCACGCCAGCGAATATCAAGTACAAGTTGGCGATTTAGTGCGCGTATCTTTACCGGGCGAAGAATCGTTAGACAAAAATTTTCCGGTCGATCGCCAAGGTCGAATTCATTTACCCGAAGTCGGTACCATTTCAGTGGCAAACTTAAGTGAAGATGCCATGCAAGCTCGCGTTAAGCGTCATTTAAGTACCGTATTTCAAGATTTACTTAATTTAAAAGTGTATGTCTATAAGCGCCAATTGCTGATCAATGTGTTGGGTTATGTCGAAACCCCTGGCGAAGTCATACTACCCGCAGGTACCAATATTCAAAATGCCTTAGGCCAAGCCGGTGGTATGCGCAAAGGCGCGCAACTGGATAAAATTCAATTACGCCGACGTTTAACCAACGCAGAAGGTGCCAGCCAAACTGAGTCGATTGTCTTTAACTACAAACAATATTTAGACACGGGGGATACCAGTTTACTGCCACAACTGCGCTCATTGGATGTGATCTTTGTACCTGCCTCGCCGATGACTGGCAATGTCGAAGTAGAATTCGACCCTTCAAAAATTGCTGACTCTGGTGATGCAGCCTCTAACCGTGATGCAATTAAAGTCTTTGGTGAGGTTAATAGCCCAGGCAGTTTTACCTACAAACAAAACTTAACCTTGCTCGATTTACTGATGCGTTCTGGCGGCGTCACACGTTACGCTGGGGTTGAAAAAATCCGTGTTATTAGCAACAACCAGCCTAAATTATTTGATCTAAAAGGCTATTTAGACAGTGGCGATGAGAGCCTACTACCGACCATTCAAGCGGGTTCGACTATCTTTGTGCCCAAACAAGAAGAAGAGATAAAAACCGGAGCCAAAATGGTTTACATCATGGGAGAAGTGGCGAAACCCGGTGCCTATGAAGGCAACGACAACGTGACCTTTATGGATATCTTAGCAAACGCTGGCGGCCCAACGCGTTATGCTGAGTCTCGCCAGATCCGCGTGCTAAAAAATAACGGCCAAGTTGTGCCCTTTGATTTGTCAGCTTATACCGAAGGTATTGGTAACGTTGTTCCACCTGTAATAACCGCTGGTGACGCGATTTTTGTTCCAGAAAAAACAGACATGAACGAAAAGTCTTGGCTAAAAGTCGCACCTAATCGAGCAGTACGTGTCATCGGCGAAGTTATCCGCCCAGGGCGCATAGAATGGTCAGATGAAATGTCGTTCTTAGATTTACTGGCGCATGTTGGGGGGCCATCGGCACGCGCCGATACGTCTAATATTGAAATTATGACGCCTAACGAAAAAGGCACTAACAATGTGTTTGTATTCAATTTTGATCAATATATGCAACAAGGGTTAACCGACCAAGCGTTACCCGTGATTAAAGCGGGCGCGACTATTCGTGTGCATGATTTACCGCAAGATCCGAGCGATAACAAAGCACAATGGGTGCGTCAAAGCTCGGAAAAATCAATTTATATTCTCGGCCAAGTGGTAGCGCCTGGACGCTATATGTTTACCGAAGAAATGCATTTTTTAGATATTTTAGCCGCTGCCGATGGCCCAAGTGCCGATGCCGATATTCACAATATTCGTATCAGCCATCGCGACAAAAAATACGCGCGCGTAACCAAACTCAATTTGGCGCTGTATTTTGAAACAGGCGATGAAAACTTGTTACCTAAAGTAACAATGGGAGACACTATTTATATTCCTGAGAAAAACCGCACGTGGTTAGATAAATCTAAAGAATCAACCATTCGCGTATTAGGTGCCATTAACAAACCGGGGCGCTACAAATTTAATGACACCATGACATTGCTCGATTTACTAGCAGAAGCTGGCGGCACGTCACCCGGCGCTTACTTAGAAAAAATTACCGTGGTTAACCTGACATGTTGTGAAAACCAAGCCAAAACATTTGATTTAACTGAGTTCAGTAAAACGGCTGACTTTACTATGCTGCCTGTCCTACGCGCCGGTGACACGGTTTATATTCCGCGTGAGCAAGACAGCACTCTCGCTCAGGCAAGAACCTTGTTAAAAGACATTGTTGAAGTTGCGTCAGTCGCCATTTTATTTGGAGGTTTATAA
- a CDS encoding STAS domain-containing protein produces MKISTQALPQNELLISIEGEFDALGCQSTKNEWDAISTQDNQLDIVLDLSATTFLDSSGVGAIVFLFKRIRAKRGSMKICGANGQPLELLDLLRVHRAIPITSSLHH; encoded by the coding sequence ATGAAAATTTCAACTCAAGCGTTACCCCAAAACGAATTACTCATTTCAATTGAAGGTGAGTTTGATGCTCTAGGGTGTCAATCAACTAAAAACGAGTGGGATGCCATCAGTACTCAAGACAATCAGTTAGACATTGTGCTTGATCTGTCTGCTACCACTTTTTTGGATTCTTCTGGCGTGGGTGCCATCGTATTTCTATTTAAACGTATTCGTGCCAAACGCGGCAGCATGAAAATTTGTGGAGCCAATGGTCAACCGTTAGAGCTACTTGACTTATTACGTGTTCATCGGGCCATTCCTATTACCTCGAGTTTACATCATTAA
- a CDS encoding response regulator, translated as MTIMRQLLSIEKINLLLVDDEVEVLKALRRVFRNKKYQVFTAESGADGLDILEQYPIDVVISDVRMPKMSGADFLTQVYQRWPQTKRLVLTGHADIEDTLRLVNDCDLFRYFHKPWHKDDIKNAVEQAAEQKRLTEENQQLQAITQEQNQKLITLNEQLDQHLQTRTEQLNVTTERLNDELKVEQELRQARIAADKANEAKSRFLATMSHEIRSPLNSIIVMNNLLMESGLDEEQQQHAKLAHQAGQLLLSLVNDILDFSKIESGELSLDPQWFNMAALAKSTADILSTQAELKNIRLNCNIDSNVQGLFKGDQVRIKQILINVLSNAVKFTEHGYVALNVFREEPTDNLVLQIEDSGIGIDADQQDRIFNEFVQVEDNANRRFGGTGLGLSIVKRLVMKMGGAIKLLSTPNLGSTFIITLPLDYKAITHSPKVAQPIDPTIKQDTARWRGVDLLLVEDSPANVAVIQALLKKYAFKIDVAHDGEQAINKAQSKQYQAILMDLSMPKMDGIAATEWLRANDNINQHTPIIAMTANAFVEDKIRCFQAGMNDYLSKPINIDAFLASLTKWLADAVANDEQSQITPNAARSVKKSDNTHSQSHSNTESNNADATSVSKNNSTQSSKQTPPVKLIDQQVIDGLIRDIGLDTVPTILNIYQTETTDRLQKMLEALANNDWSTLSAEAHALKSSSGSFGLCQLQQNARYIELAKTDEERRHASHLVRELAPLYQTSVSALQSYLQQCQ; from the coding sequence ATGACTATCATGCGCCAACTATTGTCTATAGAAAAAATCAATCTACTGCTCGTCGACGATGAAGTTGAAGTACTTAAAGCGTTAAGGCGTGTATTTCGCAATAAAAAGTATCAAGTATTCACTGCAGAAAGTGGCGCCGACGGGCTCGACATACTTGAACAGTACCCAATTGATGTGGTGATTTCAGATGTGCGTATGCCAAAAATGAGTGGAGCTGATTTTCTCACACAAGTTTATCAACGTTGGCCACAAACCAAACGACTGGTTCTAACCGGACATGCTGATATTGAAGATACATTACGCTTGGTTAATGATTGTGATTTATTCCGCTATTTTCATAAACCTTGGCACAAAGATGATATAAAGAATGCAGTGGAACAAGCCGCAGAGCAAAAGCGCTTAACTGAGGAAAATCAACAACTACAAGCCATTACACAAGAACAAAACCAAAAATTAATCACTCTAAACGAACAACTAGACCAGCACCTGCAAACCCGTACCGAGCAACTTAACGTGACCACGGAACGGCTTAACGATGAGTTAAAAGTCGAACAAGAATTGCGCCAAGCGCGGATCGCCGCCGACAAAGCAAACGAGGCTAAAAGTCGCTTTTTAGCCACCATGAGCCATGAAATTCGCTCGCCTTTAAATTCCATCATAGTGATGAATAATCTGCTTATGGAATCAGGCTTGGATGAAGAACAGCAACAACATGCCAAACTCGCCCATCAAGCTGGGCAACTGCTTTTATCCTTAGTGAATGACATTCTTGATTTTAGCAAAATAGAATCTGGCGAATTAAGCTTGGATCCTCAATGGTTCAACATGGCTGCGCTGGCTAAAAGCACCGCCGATATATTGTCAACTCAAGCAGAATTAAAAAACATTCGGCTTAACTGTAACATCGACTCCAATGTTCAAGGATTGTTCAAAGGTGACCAAGTCCGTATTAAACAAATTTTAATAAATGTACTAAGTAACGCAGTTAAATTTACCGAACATGGCTATGTCGCGTTAAATGTTTTTCGAGAAGAACCAACCGATAACCTAGTATTACAAATTGAAGATAGCGGCATTGGCATTGATGCTGACCAGCAAGACAGAATTTTTAATGAGTTTGTGCAAGTCGAAGATAATGCGAATAGGCGCTTCGGCGGCACGGGTTTAGGGCTATCCATAGTCAAACGATTGGTGATGAAAATGGGCGGCGCAATCAAGCTGCTCAGTACGCCTAATTTGGGCTCAACTTTTATCATTACTTTACCATTGGACTACAAAGCGATCACTCACTCCCCCAAAGTTGCCCAGCCAATCGACCCAACAATCAAACAAGATACAGCGCGCTGGCGGGGTGTAGACTTATTATTAGTTGAAGACAGTCCAGCGAATGTGGCGGTTATTCAAGCTTTACTAAAAAAATATGCATTTAAAATAGATGTTGCGCATGATGGCGAACAAGCCATTAATAAAGCACAAAGCAAACAATACCAAGCGATATTGATGGATTTATCCATGCCGAAAATGGATGGCATAGCCGCTACAGAATGGTTGCGCGCCAATGATAACATCAATCAACATACCCCTATCATTGCCATGACAGCCAACGCCTTTGTCGAAGATAAAATTCGCTGTTTTCAAGCGGGAATGAATGACTACCTCAGCAAACCAATTAATATTGATGCCTTTTTAGCCAGTTTAACTAAATGGTTAGCCGATGCTGTTGCTAACGATGAGCAGTCACAAATAACACCAAACGCAGCTCGTTCGGTCAAAAAATCAGATAACACTCACTCTCAATCTCACTCTAACACTGAAAGTAATAACGCAGATGCAACGAGCGTTAGTAAAAATAATTCAACTCAATCCAGTAAGCAGACACCGCCAGTAAAACTCATTGACCAACAAGTAATTGATGGACTGATCCGTGACATTGGCTTGGATACAGTTCCCACCATACTCAATATTTATCAAACCGAAACCACCGATAGATTACAAAAAATGCTCGAGGCGCTAGCCAATAATGATTGGTCAACACTGAGCGCCGAAGCCCATGCATTAAAAAGCAGCTCAGGTAGCTTTGGATTATGTCAGTTGCAGCAAAATGCACGTTATATTGAACTGGCTAAAACGGATGAAGAAAGACGCCACGCCAGCCATTTAGTGCGTGAATTAGCGCCTTTATACCAAACTTCAGTCAGCGCATTGCAAAGCTATTTACAGCAATGCCAATAG
- a CDS encoding P-loop NTPase family protein — translation MLSPLHSEIEAVYSQSFALGVKTLAVCSNTSGEGATSVATLLAQRCLMTGRKTLLVDLNFFRPSLKPMLDLDSTDASPVHVINQETNQDINHETSQEVKHLQTTNAAVSKPSSSSKYDDGLACLTTPQLINIDEHALLGVLAPTRRDAVLKLRSNQALPNFIKQWQAEFDCVIIDTTPLDRRNHNNVSGQAVAKLCDAAVLLVKAGVSNEEMVTQSMALLNQQQINLIGCIINDQHNPSLKQELQRKLRQAYYLPAFVKRWLFNVTNKAKLLNLGL, via the coding sequence ATGCTTTCTCCACTACATAGTGAAATAGAAGCCGTTTATAGCCAAAGTTTTGCATTGGGTGTTAAAACCCTAGCGGTATGCAGCAATACCAGTGGCGAAGGTGCTACCAGTGTTGCCACTTTATTAGCACAACGTTGCTTAATGACAGGACGTAAAACATTGCTGGTTGACCTTAATTTTTTCCGGCCCAGTTTAAAGCCCATGTTAGATTTAGACTCAACTGACGCATCCCCTGTTCACGTAATAAACCAGGAGACAAATCAAGACATAAATCATGAAACAAGCCAAGAAGTAAAGCATCTTCAAACGACTAACGCGGCAGTCAGCAAACCCAGCAGCTCATCCAAGTACGATGATGGTTTAGCCTGTTTAACCACGCCACAATTAATCAATATAGATGAACATGCTTTGCTCGGTGTACTCGCTCCAACGCGGCGTGATGCGGTGTTAAAGCTACGTAGTAATCAAGCGTTGCCTAATTTTATTAAGCAATGGCAAGCCGAATTTGACTGCGTCATTATTGATACGACTCCATTGGATAGACGTAATCATAATAATGTCAGTGGTCAAGCCGTTGCCAAATTATGTGATGCGGCAGTACTTTTGGTTAAAGCTGGGGTGAGCAATGAAGAAATGGTCACGCAAAGTATGGCATTACTTAACCAACAACAAATTAACCTAATTGGTTGCATTATCAACGATCAACACAACCCAAGTTTAAAACAAGAATTACAGCGTAAGCTGCGCCAAGCGTATTACTTACCCGCTTTTGTGAAGCGTTGGTTATTTAATGTCACGAATAAGGCTAAGTTACTGAATTTAGGGTTATAA